In one window of Henckelia pumila isolate YLH828 chromosome 1, ASM3356847v2, whole genome shotgun sequence DNA:
- the LOC140875603 gene encoding pentatricopeptide repeat-containing protein At3g57430, chloroplastic-like — MITFSIVSASKKLFKYTHRSSLVHTFAPTLHSTSCFTTIFQLLALSIETQSLRLSLQSHARSHHLGVTQHPLIAQKLIFSYCYFEQPADARLLFDSLFVKNLHICNTLLSGYGKNQLFLESFEIFREMSRFYSLPSADEFTFSVILKSAGEFGDFFVGQMVHGRGLKDGLLLDTVVGNSLMSMYCRCGSFEDSMKVFDEMPHRNVSSWNTVLAGYAKLASEKAEKALDYFSLWDFAKGMQAEGLRYDAFTISTLLPLCGEYAKSDKTDGFDYGRELHCYIVKNGLDSSFRFGDEVHIGCCLIDMYSKNCKIFEAKMIFDRLKYKNVFSWTAMINGYVLFKNYDDAFLHFREMQWGARIEPNKVSLVTILPACSSFTGLMGGKQIHGFSVRREMNNESSLCNALIDMYSKCGSLHYSRLVFEHECIDKDAISWSSMIFGYGLHGQGQQAIMLFDEMLQNGIKPDITVVVGVLSACCRSGLFNDGIRIYESCVYNYDVEPTLEMCACMVDVLSSSGQFDRALNFIKTMPMEPGPSIWGAIMSASALHGNSYMADLAYKSLMQIEPENSSNYIWLSNIYASSKRWDNVAKVRMMMKERGLRKSPGCSWININSTTHSFMVSDKSHPRSDSIYMILDQLVSTMKLSHYIPDFVYLIEVIE, encoded by the coding sequence ATGATCACCTTCTCCATTGTTTCTGCCTCGAAAAAACTATTCAAATATACCCACAGAAGTTCACTGGTGCATACCTTTGCACCCACTCTCCATTCTACATCATGCTTCACCACGATTTTCCAGCTCCTCGCTCTTTCCATTGAGACCCAGTCTCTGCGTCTGAGCCTGCAATCCCACGCCAGATCCCACCACTTGGGCGTCACGCAGCACCCGCTCATTGCACAGAAGCTCATCTTCTCCTACTGTTATTTTGAACAACCTGCTGACGCCCGACTCCTTTTCGACTCGCTTTTTGTTAAAAACTTGCATATTTGCAACACGTTACTTAGTGGGTATGGGAAAAACCAGCTCTTTCTCGAaagttttgagattttcagGGAGATGTCTCGATTTTATAGTTTGCCCTCGGCGGATGAATTTACCTTCTCTGTGATTTTAAAGAGTGCTGGGGAATTCGGGGATTTTTTTGTCGGACAAATGGTTCATGGTAGGGGTTTGAAAGATGGGTTGCTTTTGGATACTGTAGTGGGGAATTCTTTGATGTCAATGTATTGTAGATGTGGAAGCTTTGAAGATTCTATGAAGGTGTTCGACGAAATGCCTCACAGAAATGTGTCTTCTTGGAATACGGTGCTTGCAGGCTATGCAAAACTGGCTTCGGAAAAAGCGGAGAAAGCTTTGGATTATTTCAGTTTGTGGGACTTCGCAAAGGGAATGCAAGCTGAAGGCCTGAGATATGATGCTTTTACTATCTCCACGCTTCTTCCACTGTGTGGCGAATATGCTAAAAGTGATAAAACTGATGGATTTGATTATGGTAGGGAATTACATTGTTACATTGTGAAAAATGGGTTGGATTCGAGTTTTAGGTTTGGTGATGAAGTTCATATTGGCTGTTGTTTGATTGATATGTACTCAAAGAACTGTAAAATTTTTGAAGCTAAAATGATTTTTGATCGATTAAAGTATAAGAATGTCTTTTCTTGGACTGCTATGATCAATGGCTATGTTCTGTTTAAAAATTATGATGATGCCTTTCTTCATTTTCGTGAAATGCAATGGGGAGCTCGAATCGAACCGAACAAGGTATCACTTGTTACTATCTTGCCAGCTTGTAGTTCCTTTACTGGCTTAATGGGTGGGAAGCAGATTCATGGTTTTTCTGTGAGGAGGGAGATGAATAATGAATCCTCTCTGTGCAATGCTTTAATCGATATGTATTCCAAATGTGGAAGTTTGCATTATTCGAGGCTAGTATTTGAACACGAATGTATTGATAAGGATGCAATTTCTTGGAGTTCCATGATTTTCGGATATGGTTTACATGGCCAGGGTCAGCAGGCAATTATGCTCTTCGATGAAATGCTTCAAAATGGAATTAAGCCCGATATAACAGTGGTTGTAGGAGTTCTTTCGGCTTGCTGTAGGTCTGGATTGTTTAACGATGGAATCAGAATCTATGAATCTTGTGTGTATAATTATGATGTTGAACCTACATTGGAGATGTGTGCATGTATGGTCGATGTGCTAAGTAGCTCAGGCCAGTTTGATCGAGCCCTGAACTTTATTAAAACCATGCCCATGGAACCAGGTCCCAGCATTTGGGGAGCCATTATGTCTGCTTCTGCACTCCATGGTAATTCTTATATGGCGGATTTGGCCTACAAATCCCTCATGCAGATAGAACCTGAAAACTCATCGAACTATATCTGGCTTTCGAACATATATGCTTCTTCGAAAAGGTGGGACAATGTAGCTAAAGTGCGGATGATGATGAAAGAAAGAGGGTTGAGAAAATCGCCGGGGTGTAGTTGGATCAACATTAATAGCACAACACATAGCTTTATGGTTTCCGACAAATCACATCCTCGCTCGGACTCAATTTACATGATCCTGGATCAACTAGTTTCAACCATGAAACTATCTCATTACATCCCAGACtttgtttatttgattgagGTGATAGAATGA